The Montipora foliosa isolate CH-2021 chromosome 1, ASM3666993v2, whole genome shotgun sequence genome has a window encoding:
- the LOC138010375 gene encoding uncharacterized protein — protein MNTLQFLLPNLDRKLLIYWDSEARQTTVIDTETMFDGDCDDPDDFNDEEQNSICLTRPTAHKLPVEDEYLLVLMKLRMGLSVVDLGERFNIAESTVNNIFLTWINYLFVTLGSIKIWPHRDIILQNAPAEFLEKYPNNIVIIDATELKIEVPSALQKHSESYSTYKSHTTLKCLLGVDPKGGIMFVSQLYEGSISDKQIVQRSGFLDILDKKVMVGEIKKGDAIMADKGFDIQNDLKKLGLQLNIPPFLKDKAGFEEDDVIKTQTIVRHRIHVERAICKVRRFRIFHSVIPVSMLGCINQIWTVACHCLQLFLFPSHVK, from the coding sequence ATGAACACGTTGCAGTTTTTACTGCCAAACTTAGATAGAAAACTGTTAATTTACTGGGATAGTGAAGCAAGACAAACTACTGTCATTGATAcagaaacaatgtttgatggtgATTGTGATGACCCAGACGATTTTAACGATGAAGAACAAAATTCCATCTGTTTAACACGTCCTACAGCACACAAACTGCCCGTTGAGGATGAGTACCTTCTTGTTTTAATGAAACTTCGAATGGGTTTAAGCGTCGTTGATCTGGGAGAAAGGTTCAATATTGCCGAGAGTACAGTTAATAATATATTCCTTACCTGGATAAACTACCTGTTTGTCACACTTGGAAGCATTAAAATTTGGCCACATAGAgatattattttacaaaacgCACCTGCAGAATTCTTGGAGAAGTATCCAAATAACATTGTCATTATTGATGCAACTGAACTGAAGATTGAAGTCCCAAGTGCACTTCAGAAGCACAGTGAAAGTTATAGTACATATAAGTCTCACACAACATTAAAATGTCTTCTTGGTGTTGATCCCAAAGGTGGGATCATGTTTGTATCTCAACTTTATGAGGGCTCTATTAGTGATAAGCAAATAGTTCAGAGAAGTGGTTTCCTAGATATCCTAGATAAAAAAGTAATGGTtggtgaaataaaaaaaggggaTGCCATCATGGCTGACAAAGGTTTTGATATTCAAAATGATTTAAAGAAACTAGGTTTGCAACTTAATATCCCTCCCTTTTTGAAAGACAAGGCTGGTTTTGAAGAAGATGATGTTATTAAAACCCAAACAATTGTAAGGCACCGCATACATGTGGAGAGAGCTATTTGCAAGGTTAGAAGGTTCCGAATATTTCATTCAGTCATTCCAGTTTCTATGTTGGGATGTATAAATCAAATATGGACAGTGGCTTGCCACTGcttgcaactttttcttttcccttcccATGTGAAATAG
- the LOC137975483 gene encoding uncharacterized protein gives MARSKSFFDDIKKELECSVCQEQFSEANEPKILKCLHTFCTNCLEAWLRKQRNGELSCPSCRHITHCDNNDINRLPSNLFCKQLVEIVEAYGGQGQEDSPQCGNCDEQRHLKFYCSNCNFFLCGDCAGLHKKFKSFRGHEIKEIGNFESDDLQDYSRKTNICKHHQDENRFFCVNCEICICRDCVVLEHHDHKKISLQQGIENNESEIEDKMRKVRANRSWLMTFRETWEGRRLKQGNDIEEATKEVKRVAQNSVLLIRQHEASVTEKLFRHNEALQGAFSAQINILDGKVMEIDNTLAFCEEVLQRKNLPEILNVKTMIEERLQELSLTMDLEKLPKLDSSRVKYVPSDFEFPTYAPGKLLISNAEPLKCVAEGKGLTEGRVGDVCTFTIITKDSSGKTTYSEIDEVKVAIKSKSQQEMETLEPKNTQDGRYSVSYRPRTHGEYAVTININGIAMNGSPFILEVMEKLEYRGVKSVIRKEHKLEGNKLTVMAYYPFLHNMTKKKTDIQLDPNVLNFIQRNHDRELQEVSKELKIQIEHPNNPESPVIISISPADNRKDSNQSWDERVEDLKNFLENFQKSHLDIPSEIFDEIVKRWKADGSSDGSSDFLISFDKHRRLVQVTGKRLCVAAEMHKIEELTLAVKEDRELMKTVVEVVEDNIPESRLKLLEMSGICEKLRNDHQHLTISVDSTGQKLFLKGPRCLLQEIKIEIFKFISKIVDKTTELPGKVVDVLRKPQVSRFMLDLLKEKAIGAVLLYDQSQVSNEVTVVGVDSINAKKAEKILLDTVRERSLPLTPENAAIFQSSRWRNFKHSLAPNCMVQVSEDIFCSTVWICGIARYVDECFDKVSGFLERNTVRYQNLSLRSMKSQPGGDKDEARGLSHRHENHPEQRSHRGLWY, from the exons ATGGCTCGTAGTAAATCTTTCTTCGACGATATCAAGAAGGAACTTGAATGTTCTGTTTGCCAGGAACAATTCAGCGAAGCTAACGAACCGAAAATATTGAAATGTCTTCACACATTCTGTACGAACTGCCTGGAAGCATGGCTGCGAAAACAACGCAATGGAGAGTTGAGTTGCCCTTCATGCCGTCACATCACCCATTGTGATAACAACGACATAAACAGGCTTCCATCCAATCTGTTTTGCAAGCAGTTGGTAGAAATTGTGGAGGCTTATGGCGGACAGGGACAAGAGGACTCACCACAATGCGGAAACTGCGATGAACAAAGGCATTTGAAGTTTTACTGTTCAAATTGCAACTTCTTTTTGTGTGGAGATTGCGCCGGTCTCCATAAGAAATTTAAGTCTTTTAGGGGCCACGAAATTaaggaaattggaaattttgAGTCCGACGACTTGCAAGATTACTCTCGGAAAACAAACATTTGCAAACATCACCAAGATGAAAATCGTTTTTTCTGTGTCAAttgcgaaatttgcatttgcCGTGACTGCGTCGTCTTGGAACACCACGATCATAAGAAAATCTCGCTTCAGCAAGGTATTGAGAACAATGAATCGGAGATTGAGGACAAAATGCGCAAGGTGCGAGCCAACCGTTCTTGGTTGATGACCTTTAGAGAAACCTGGGAAGGAAGAAGGCTGAAGCAAGGCAACGATATCGAAGAAGCGACAAAGGAAGTCAAGCGCGTCGCCCAAAACTCAGTATTATTGATTCGCCAGCATGAAGCAAGCGTTACAGAAAAGTTATTCAGACATAATGAGGCTTTGCAAGGCGCTTTTTCAGCTCAGATAAACATCCTGGATGGTAAAGTCATGGAGATCGACAACACCTTAGCGTTTTGTGAAGAGGTTCTACAGCGAAAGAATCTGCCAGAAATTTTGAACGTCAAAACAATGATTGAAGAGAGATTACAGGAACTGTCCCTTACGATGGACCTTGAAAAGTTGCCAAAGTTGGACTCTTCCAGGGTCAAGTATGTTCCAAGTGATTTTGAATTCCCAACATACGCACCGGGAAAGCTACTTATCAGCAACGCAGAGCCCTTGAAATGCGTCGCAGAGGGAAAGGGTCTAACGGAAGGCAGAGTGGGTGATGTTTGTACTTTCACAATAATTACGAAAGATTCATCCGGGAAGACAACTTACAGTGAGATAGATGAAGTGAAAGTTGCAATCAAATCAAAGTCACAACAAGAGATGGAGACCCTCGAACCGAAGAACACTCAGGATGGCCGATACTCAGTTTCTTACAGACCAAGAACCCATGGGGAATATGCTGTGACCATCAATATTAATGGTATCGCCATGAACGGAAGTCCATTTATTCTCGAGGTGATGGAAAAATTGGAGTATAGAG GTGTTAAAAGTGTTATCCGAAAGGAGCACAAACTTGAAGGGAACAAACTCACCGTCATGGCGTACTATCCTTTCCTACACAACATGACGAAGAAGAAAACGGACATCCAACTTGATCCTAATGTCCTAAATTTCATTCAGAGAAACCACGATCGTGAGCTACAAGAGGTTTCTAAGGAGCTCAAAATTCAAATTGAACATCCAAACAATCCCGAATCTCCAGTCATCATTTCGATTTCTCCCGCAGACAACAGAAAAGATTCCAATCAGTCATGGGATGAAAGAGTGGAGGACTTAAAAAACTTCTTGGAAAACTTCCAGAAATCTCATCTTGATATCCCTTCCGAAATCTTTGATGAGATAGTAAAGAGATGGAAAGCAGATGGTTCTAGTGACGGATCATCAGattttctgatttcatttgatAAGCATCGAAGACTCGTTCAGGTTACTGGAAAAAGACTGTGCGTTGCTGCAGAAATGCATAAAATAGAAGAGTTAACTCTTGCAGTTAAGGAAGATAGAGAGCTCATGAAAACCGTAGTTGAAGTGGTTGAAGACAACATTCCGGAATCTAGGCTGAAGCTGCTCGAAATGTCCGGAATTTGTGAAAAGCTTCGAAATGATCACCAACATTTAACCATCTCTGTCGACAGCACCGGGCAGAAGTTATTTTTGAAGGGTCCTAGATGTCTTCtccaagaaataaaaattgagatattcaaatttatttcaaagatAGTGGATAAAACTACTGAATTGCCTGGCAAGGTAGTAGACGTTTTGAGGAAACCTCAAGTTTCAAGATTTATGCTTGatcttctcaaagaaaaagccatTGGTGCGGTGCTTCTTTACGATCAAAGCCAAGTCTCTAATGAAGTCACTGTGGTTGGTGTTGATTCCATTAATGCAAAAAAGGCAGAGAAGATACTGCTGGATACTGTTCGAGAAAGGAGTCTCCCTTTGACACCTGAAAACGCTGCGATCTTTCAAAGTAGTCGTTGgagaaatttcaagcactcacttGCGCCGAATTGCATGGTACAAGTATCTGAGGATATCTTTTGCAGCACCGTTTGGATATGTGGGATAGCACGTTATGTTGACGAGTGCTTTGACAAGGTCTCTGGTTTTTTGGAAAGAAACACAGTACGGTATCAAAATCTTTCTCTCCGAAGTATGAAATCCCAACCTGGAGGAGATAAAGACGAAGCTCGCGGATTATCCCATCGACACGAGAATCACCCCGAACAGAGAAGCCATCGAGGTCTCTGGTACTAA